From a region of the Rathayibacter sp. VKM Ac-2804 genome:
- a CDS encoding adenylosuccinate synthetase, whose translation MLPDPDDGDVQAKPRIVALSGPVGSGKTTLARSLAAKFNAVHIRTQDLMADAAAGLGIALEPERRAMQKFGEQLDRDTDEQWVADQVAKFVGEGGARGELLIVDAVRTLGQVDALRDAFPAAVTHIHVHAPESVLTKRYRNRHDSGFTELRSYQDVAEDPTEAKVVTLTSDADITIDTYRCSELDVLARATAALSLFPSLADRLVDVFIGGQYGSEGKGNIAYHLANEYDLLMRVGGPNAGHKVPTTPPYTHRLLPSGTLANPSAKLVIGPGATLDLTVLMDEIAACSVDSERLSIDPQAMIIEPEDLEKEAELVRTIASTGKGGGAAAARRIMGRHGGASPNVRLARDVTELTAYVRSTADIIEAAFRDGKKVMLEGTQGTLLSLFHGFYPWVTSRDTTTAACLSEAGIGPHRLRKVVMVVRTYPIRVGDPPTSASTSGVMGAEINWSDIAERSGLDEEGLRATERGSVSGSKRRVAEFDWNLLRRASELNGTTDIALTFADYLSAENLHARRFDQLTDDTIRFVEEVSRVGGAPVSLIATGFDNRALIDRREW comes from the coding sequence ATGCTTCCCGACCCGGACGACGGCGACGTCCAGGCCAAACCACGCATCGTTGCCCTGAGCGGGCCGGTCGGATCTGGCAAGACAACCCTGGCTCGCAGCCTGGCGGCGAAGTTCAACGCCGTTCATATCCGAACGCAGGACTTGATGGCAGATGCGGCAGCGGGCCTGGGAATTGCCCTGGAACCCGAACGTCGCGCGATGCAGAAGTTCGGTGAGCAGCTTGACCGCGACACCGACGAGCAGTGGGTCGCGGACCAGGTCGCGAAGTTCGTAGGTGAAGGAGGAGCGCGAGGCGAACTTCTCATCGTCGATGCTGTTCGCACCCTCGGGCAGGTTGACGCGTTGCGAGACGCCTTCCCCGCGGCCGTAACCCACATTCACGTGCACGCTCCGGAATCGGTGCTCACGAAGCGGTACCGCAACCGTCACGACAGCGGCTTCACCGAACTCAGGAGCTATCAGGACGTTGCCGAAGACCCCACCGAAGCGAAGGTCGTCACCCTCACAAGCGACGCGGATATCACCATTGACACCTACCGGTGCTCCGAGCTAGACGTCCTCGCGCGAGCGACTGCGGCGTTGAGTCTCTTTCCCTCGCTTGCAGACCGACTGGTCGATGTCTTCATCGGCGGTCAGTACGGCAGCGAAGGGAAGGGCAACATCGCCTACCATCTCGCAAACGAGTACGACCTGCTGATGCGAGTCGGCGGCCCGAACGCTGGACACAAGGTCCCCACGACGCCGCCGTACACTCACCGGCTGCTGCCCTCAGGCACCCTCGCGAACCCGAGCGCCAAGCTTGTCATTGGGCCCGGTGCGACCCTGGACCTCACGGTCCTGATGGACGAAATCGCGGCTTGTTCCGTCGACTCCGAGCGGCTGTCGATCGACCCGCAGGCGATGATTATTGAACCCGAGGACCTCGAGAAGGAAGCCGAGCTGGTCAGAACCATCGCGTCGACCGGAAAAGGCGGAGGCGCAGCCGCGGCACGTCGCATCATGGGACGGCATGGGGGTGCTAGCCCGAACGTTCGGCTGGCCAGGGACGTCACGGAACTCACCGCTTATGTCCGTTCGACCGCAGACATCATCGAGGCAGCGTTCCGCGACGGCAAGAAAGTAATGCTTGAAGGGACGCAGGGCACACTTCTGAGCCTGTTCCATGGCTTCTACCCCTGGGTGACTAGCCGGGACACGACAACTGCCGCATGTCTGTCCGAGGCGGGTATCGGGCCGCACCGGCTCCGCAAAGTGGTCATGGTTGTGCGCACGTACCCCATCCGCGTCGGTGACCCGCCGACGTCCGCGTCGACGTCAGGTGTGATGGGTGCGGAGATAAACTGGAGCGATATTGCTGAGCGCTCCGGCCTCGACGAAGAAGGACTGCGCGCCACCGAGCGAGGATCCGTCAGCGGCAGCAAACGACGGGTTGCGGAGTTCGACTGGAACCTCCTGCGTCGCGCATCCGAACTAAATGGCACTACAGACATCGCGTTGACCTTCGCCGACTACCTCAGCGCTGAGAACCTGCACGCTCGCCGGTTCGACCAGCTGACGGACGACACCATCCGATTCGTCGAGGAAGTGTCTCGGGTCGGCGGCGCCCCAGTGTCGTTGATTGCAACAGGATTCGATAACCGCGCCCTGATCGACCGAAGAGAGTGGTAA
- a CDS encoding MazG nucleotide pyrophosphohydrolase domain-containing protein — MGLAIELVAEVDVSASTKQLEFDLGLPPKLLTRRPKRSNGVSRAMQSVAEFHMSFDLPLERTPQQQVDTQLGALRVELLREEFEEFKDAVARQDVVAVADALGDIVYVAYGAALTYGIDLDAVLREVHRANMSKLGPDGGPVLREDGKVLKPPSYVAPDVRRVLLDQPPLFLD; from the coding sequence ATGGGATTGGCAATCGAACTCGTCGCGGAAGTTGACGTTTCAGCGTCGACGAAGCAGCTCGAGTTCGATCTCGGCCTCCCGCCGAAGCTTCTCACCCGCCGCCCGAAGCGGAGCAACGGCGTGAGCCGCGCGATGCAGTCTGTCGCCGAGTTTCATATGTCCTTCGACCTGCCCCTGGAACGCACCCCTCAGCAGCAAGTCGACACGCAGCTCGGTGCGCTGCGCGTGGAGCTGCTTCGAGAGGAATTCGAAGAGTTCAAGGACGCCGTTGCCCGCCAGGACGTCGTTGCTGTAGCTGACGCACTCGGAGACATCGTGTACGTCGCGTACGGTGCAGCGCTGACGTACGGCATCGATCTTGACGCTGTCCTCCGCGAGGTGCACCGTGCGAACATGAGCAAACTTGGGCCCGACGGCGGACCGGTACTCCGGGAGGACGGCAAGGTGCTCAAGCCGCCGTCGTATGTGGCGCCAGATGTCCGCCGCGTCCTCCTCGACCAGCCGCCTCTTTTTCTCGACTGA
- a CDS encoding TetR family transcriptional regulator — protein MSETPSYPSWARPHPTPRLKGSEVRERVLSAAEKLLEQTGLTVGLDHLNMEELIRHVGVPRTSVFKEFGGKESLVTALTIRMIQPEESIGAAFSPETIKAANLVLYANGHRMGTQEGRDAVLREAVRVGALRNYQDVLTSPSWKTYMALSVSLPGLEPSRRNAILEALQTVEVRFIQRMAEFYASLLKPFNRKVRSGCSLEQIAAAGSAVVEGLAQRHMLNPEIVDTPLMLSGLNGDLVEWHLAALGFWAVVDGMTEVDSPDN, from the coding sequence ATGAGTGAAACTCCGTCATACCCGTCCTGGGCTCGGCCGCATCCGACTCCACGCCTGAAGGGCTCGGAGGTTCGCGAGAGGGTCCTGTCGGCCGCTGAGAAGCTCCTTGAGCAGACGGGGCTCACGGTCGGACTAGATCATCTGAACATGGAGGAACTGATTCGACACGTCGGAGTACCTCGGACTTCGGTCTTCAAAGAGTTTGGCGGCAAGGAGAGCCTGGTCACCGCGCTTACTATTCGGATGATTCAACCTGAAGAAAGTATTGGAGCGGCGTTTTCTCCCGAGACGATTAAGGCTGCAAACCTCGTACTCTACGCTAATGGTCATCGGATGGGTACTCAAGAAGGGCGAGACGCCGTGCTGAGGGAAGCTGTGCGAGTCGGCGCCTTGCGGAACTATCAAGATGTGCTCACCTCGCCTTCTTGGAAAACATATATGGCCCTATCTGTCTCACTCCCGGGCTTGGAGCCAAGTCGGAGAAATGCTATTCTTGAGGCCTTGCAGACGGTCGAAGTACGCTTTATCCAGAGAATGGCGGAATTCTATGCCTCTCTGCTCAAGCCATTCAATCGTAAGGTTCGGTCTGGCTGCTCATTGGAACAGATTGCGGCTGCGGGGTCTGCGGTCGTTGAGGGCCTGGCTCAGCGCCATATGCTCAATCCGGAGATAGTCGATACGCCGCTCATGCTCTCAGGTCTAAATGGAGACCTCGTGGAGTGGCATCTTGCGGCTCTCGGCTTTTGGGCGGTAGTCGACGGTATGACCGAGGTAGATTCTCCGGATAATTAG
- a CDS encoding MFS transporter produces MSLSDRPEGAAEQPARGTGPSRIAPAVIALGIVSLFTDISSESTAAILPFYITAALGMSTLAYGFLDGLYQGVSAFVRIGAGWTADRTDRPKLVALAGYGLSAIARLGLLVGSGPAALTAVVTVDRLGKGIRTAPRDAMISASSEPASLARSFGVHRMLDTIGATIGPLLAFVVLLLVPDGYSTVFVLSAAFATLGVVVLLLFVPDVRTRIAGGAARTRLPWRRLWDRRPRRLLLAAGLLGLLTVGDGFVYLVLQSRSGFAAQWFPLLYVGTNAAYLALAIPFGRLADRWGRARMFAAGHVLLLAVYVLAASPASGLAVTIACLLLLGAFYAATDGVLAAVAGASVPAEIRASGIAAAQTVVAVARLFASVGFGALWLWLGREGAMIAVAVGLAVALPLAVLLLRERFAEKKG; encoded by the coding sequence ATCTCCCTGTCCGACCGGCCCGAGGGCGCCGCGGAGCAGCCCGCGCGCGGCACCGGTCCGTCGCGCATCGCCCCCGCCGTCATCGCCCTCGGCATCGTCAGCCTCTTCACCGACATCTCCTCGGAGTCGACCGCCGCGATCCTCCCCTTCTACATCACCGCCGCGCTCGGCATGTCGACGCTCGCGTACGGCTTCCTCGACGGGCTGTACCAGGGCGTCAGCGCCTTCGTCCGGATCGGCGCCGGCTGGACCGCCGACCGCACCGACCGCCCCAAGCTCGTCGCCCTCGCCGGCTACGGGTTGTCTGCGATCGCGCGCCTGGGCCTGCTGGTCGGCAGCGGGCCGGCCGCGCTGACGGCCGTCGTCACCGTCGACCGCCTCGGCAAGGGCATCCGCACCGCGCCCCGCGACGCGATGATCTCCGCCTCGTCCGAGCCCGCGTCGCTCGCCCGCTCCTTCGGCGTGCACCGGATGCTCGACACCATCGGCGCGACGATCGGCCCGCTCCTCGCCTTCGTCGTCCTGCTGCTCGTGCCGGACGGCTACTCGACGGTCTTCGTGCTGTCGGCCGCGTTCGCGACGCTCGGCGTGGTCGTGCTGCTGCTGTTCGTGCCGGACGTGCGGACGCGCATCGCGGGCGGCGCGGCGCGAACGAGGCTGCCCTGGCGCCGCCTCTGGGACCGGCGCCCGCGCCGCCTCCTGCTCGCCGCCGGCCTGCTCGGGCTGCTCACCGTCGGCGACGGCTTCGTGTACCTGGTGCTGCAGAGCCGCAGCGGCTTCGCGGCGCAGTGGTTCCCGCTGCTGTACGTCGGGACGAACGCCGCCTACCTCGCCCTCGCAATCCCGTTCGGCCGCCTCGCCGACCGCTGGGGCCGCGCGCGGATGTTCGCCGCCGGCCACGTGCTGCTGCTCGCCGTCTACGTGCTCGCGGCGTCACCCGCCTCCGGGCTCGCGGTGACCATCGCCTGCCTGCTGCTGCTCGGCGCCTTCTACGCCGCGACCGACGGCGTGCTCGCGGCCGTCGCCGGGGCGAGCGTGCCCGCCGAGATCCGGGCGAGCGGGATCGCCGCGGCCCAGACGGTCGTCGCGGTCGCGCGGCTGTTCGCGTCGGTCGGCTTCGGCGCGCTGTGGCTGTGGCTCGGCCGGGAGGGCGCGATGATCGCCGTCGCCGTCGGCCTCGCGGTGGCACTCCCCCTGGCGGTGCTGCTCCTGCGCGAGCGCTTCGCGGAGAAGAAGGGATGA
- a CDS encoding DUF1905 domain-containing protein, whose protein sequence is MTGVGPLDVAFTAPIGVTVKGDLWSCVEVPDSVALFGTGKAVKVVATVDGEPVTAGLMPTGAGGHMLSISAKLRTKLGKDLGDEVAVHLTERLT, encoded by the coding sequence ATGACCGGCGTCGGCCCGCTCGACGTCGCCTTCACCGCGCCGATCGGCGTCACCGTGAAGGGCGACCTCTGGTCGTGCGTGGAGGTGCCGGACTCCGTCGCGCTGTTCGGCACCGGCAAGGCGGTGAAGGTCGTCGCGACCGTCGACGGCGAGCCGGTGACCGCGGGCCTGATGCCCACCGGCGCCGGCGGCCACATGCTCTCGATCAGCGCCAAGCTCCGCACGAAGCTCGGCAAGGACCTCGGCGACGAGGTCGCCGTCCACCTGACGGAGCGCCTGACCTGA
- a CDS encoding HNH endonuclease signature motif containing protein, producing the protein MTDSGSDDAAPAGVRGRGDRAAAFARAVAPLRLAEAEELYAGHLEALADSDAYARGATRSETRDLVERSIRAELAVAEGLPEQVIARRLENAQLLIEHLPLTRALLAQARLHWEEGEAICATASSLPEASRAALDEYAAEAAPSMTLTQLRRALRRWREELHEQPLAERYARAREDRAVWVTPDVDGMATLSLHAPAQAVTGAYDRLRRIARTLRDDGDSRTLQQLSADAAVDLLCDGDILGTTPDAEHRPDPTSVPGVRAEVRLTLAASTAVGLDDAPAELDGYGPVPAVIARELIRTAASFTRVLTDPDTGAVVSVGRTWRVPPPQMRLHLQLRDQTCRFAGCTRPASTSEADHTVEWRHGGETSLENLVSLCTSHHHLRHGDRWTYAKGDGGEIVWTTPTGRRISNRPPPLPGRPPDPPPRPRFDDAPAPF; encoded by the coding sequence ATGACGGACAGCGGATCGGACGACGCGGCACCCGCCGGCGTGCGCGGGCGAGGCGACCGCGCCGCCGCCTTCGCCCGTGCCGTCGCGCCGCTGCGCCTCGCCGAGGCGGAGGAGCTCTACGCCGGCCACCTCGAGGCCCTCGCCGACTCGGACGCGTACGCGCGCGGCGCGACCCGCAGCGAGACCCGCGATCTCGTCGAGCGCTCGATCCGCGCCGAGCTCGCGGTCGCGGAGGGCCTGCCCGAGCAGGTGATCGCCCGGCGCCTCGAGAACGCGCAGCTGCTGATCGAGCACCTGCCGCTCACGCGCGCGCTGCTCGCCCAGGCACGGCTGCACTGGGAGGAGGGCGAGGCGATCTGCGCCACCGCCAGCAGCCTCCCCGAAGCCTCCCGCGCCGCGCTCGACGAGTACGCCGCCGAAGCGGCGCCGTCGATGACGCTCACGCAGCTGCGCCGAGCCCTGCGCCGCTGGAGGGAGGAGCTGCACGAGCAGCCGCTCGCCGAGCGGTACGCACGAGCCCGGGAGGATCGCGCGGTCTGGGTCACCCCGGACGTCGACGGGATGGCGACGCTCAGCCTCCACGCTCCCGCACAGGCAGTGACGGGTGCGTACGACCGGCTGCGGCGCATCGCCCGCACGCTCCGAGACGACGGCGACTCGCGCACGCTGCAGCAGCTGAGCGCCGACGCGGCGGTCGACCTCCTCTGCGACGGCGACATCCTCGGCACCACTCCCGACGCCGAGCACCGCCCCGACCCGACGTCCGTCCCCGGTGTGCGCGCCGAGGTGCGGCTGACACTCGCCGCGTCCACCGCCGTCGGCCTCGACGACGCTCCCGCGGAGCTCGACGGGTACGGGCCCGTCCCCGCGGTCATCGCCCGCGAGCTGATCCGGACCGCCGCCTCCTTCACCCGGGTGCTCACCGATCCGGACACCGGCGCCGTCGTCTCCGTCGGGCGGACGTGGCGCGTCCCGCCGCCGCAGATGCGCCTGCACCTGCAGCTGCGGGATCAGACCTGCCGGTTCGCGGGCTGCACCCGTCCCGCCAGCACCAGTGAGGCCGATCACACGGTCGAGTGGCGCCACGGCGGGGAGACGTCGCTCGAGAACCTCGTGTCGCTCTGCACCAGCCACCACCACCTCCGGCACGGCGACCGGTGGACGTACGCGAAGGGCGACGGCGGGGAGATCGTCTGGACGACGCCGACCGGACGGCGCATCAGCAACCGG